From a single Planococcus shenhongbingii genomic region:
- a CDS encoding ABC transporter permease has protein sequence MFDIYKEMWNRRKMIHSLSLQEIKREYAGTLLGFVWGLVNPLMRIAVFWFVFSVGARAGGPVNGAPYFAWLAIGMVAWFLLNDGFRLTQKSFRSKRSIIKNTPFPIAILPAVQILYSYYIHLILLAVIFIGMALTLQTVSIYNLQLLYYDFAALMLLLGIGSVTAPLVAVSKDFGRFLDTILVFLFWMTPIFWSAENLGVLERIIKLNPFHYIVQGYRDSFFYGVGFWDQPVYTLYFWVLVLAFFLLGNYLHKRMKPIFLDTL, from the coding sequence ATGTTCGATATATACAAGGAAATGTGGAATCGGCGAAAAATGATCCATTCCCTTTCCTTACAGGAAATTAAACGAGAGTATGCGGGTACATTATTAGGCTTTGTCTGGGGACTTGTTAATCCGTTGATGCGCATCGCCGTCTTTTGGTTCGTTTTCAGCGTCGGGGCAAGAGCTGGCGGACCAGTAAACGGGGCACCTTATTTTGCCTGGCTTGCCATCGGAATGGTCGCCTGGTTTTTACTGAATGATGGATTCCGGCTGACACAGAAATCATTTCGCAGCAAAAGGTCAATCATCAAAAATACGCCTTTTCCGATTGCCATTTTGCCGGCTGTCCAAATCTTATATTCTTATTATATCCACTTGATTCTGCTAGCCGTGATTTTTATCGGAATGGCTCTGACATTGCAGACAGTGTCGATTTATAATTTGCAGCTGCTCTACTACGATTTTGCGGCGCTTATGCTTCTTTTAGGCATTGGCTCGGTGACTGCTCCATTGGTGGCTGTAAGCAAAGATTTCGGCCGCTTTTTGGACACGATTTTGGTATTCCTTTTCTGGATGACACCTATTTTCTGGTCTGCGGAAAATTTAGGAGTGCTGGAAAGAATCATTAAACTCAATCCATTCCATTATATTGTCCAAGGTTACCGTGATTCCTTTTTCTATGGCGTCGGTTTTTGGGACCAGCCGGTTTACACGCTGTATTTTTGGGTCTTGGTCCTGGCCTTCTTTTTATTAGGGAATTATCTTCATAAACGGATGAAACCTATATTCCTTGATACGTTATAA
- a CDS encoding ABC transporter ATP-binding protein, giving the protein MDIAVSVKNLTKKYSLYKDPWGPIKEVLTRKKFHKDFYALRDISLDFPRGESIGILGKNGSGKSTLLKVIAGITEPTSGAVDVHGSIVFLDVSSGIDSELSGYDNIFMKGTLLGYSKEEMMAKVDDIIEFSELGEFIGQPVKNYSSGMKSKLGFAISVNVDPDILIVDEALAVGDSVFRKKCMDKMNEFKEQGKTIIFVSHDNNAVESFCSKAAWIHQGEMITYGDSKFVGSLYEDFMSGRKPIESVLAEIEYKHSIEQVLFGTTDEGFTIELQGYLHDHNQQEVSEQFDLAVRDIRTGETAVKSLVKNENGFFVELSSKEFPMFFKPGKFSFNARYHDDSGEPVEFSLWAGKAEIRERTDGEINRFQYKFDIQKNALELAIENREKLEQQVNKIWFHDQTVYIEGVAFVRGYETRTQGAADMVFYLTNLETFERFAFPAVLSETEEITENPAYNPQGKVYNFSQFHVAIDLVQLEKGSYESHLTYRMNEEPGYELVNLVWASKQPAYPAEPYLMGGQSIEIKTATKYLRLEKKDRQLQEAIQ; this is encoded by the coding sequence ATGGACATAGCTGTAAGTGTCAAAAATTTAACGAAAAAATATAGTCTATATAAAGATCCATGGGGACCCATCAAGGAAGTGCTTACCCGGAAAAAGTTCCATAAGGATTTCTATGCGCTGCGTGATATATCACTGGATTTTCCTCGCGGAGAGTCTATTGGGATATTGGGGAAGAACGGCTCAGGTAAATCGACTTTGCTGAAAGTGATTGCCGGCATCACGGAACCGACGAGTGGAGCGGTGGATGTCCACGGTTCCATCGTTTTTCTGGATGTCAGCTCAGGCATCGATTCCGAGCTGAGCGGATACGATAATATCTTTATGAAAGGCACGTTGCTGGGCTATTCCAAAGAAGAAATGATGGCTAAAGTCGATGACATCATCGAGTTTTCAGAGCTTGGGGAATTTATCGGCCAGCCCGTAAAAAATTACTCGTCGGGGATGAAATCGAAGCTTGGCTTTGCGATATCTGTCAATGTCGATCCGGATATTCTCATTGTCGATGAAGCGCTGGCAGTCGGCGATTCGGTGTTCCGAAAGAAATGCATGGACAAAATGAATGAATTTAAAGAACAAGGAAAAACGATTATTTTTGTCAGCCATGACAATAATGCAGTAGAGTCGTTTTGTTCAAAAGCGGCATGGATCCATCAAGGGGAAATGATTACGTACGGGGACTCGAAATTTGTAGGGTCCTTATATGAAGACTTTATGAGCGGAAGAAAGCCGATTGAATCGGTCCTTGCTGAAATCGAGTACAAGCATTCAATTGAACAGGTTCTTTTCGGAACAACGGATGAAGGTTTTACTATCGAATTACAAGGCTATTTGCATGACCATAACCAGCAGGAAGTCTCTGAGCAATTCGACTTGGCGGTTCGAGACATCCGAACCGGCGAAACTGCTGTGAAATCACTTGTGAAAAATGAAAATGGGTTCTTTGTTGAGCTCAGTTCAAAAGAATTCCCAATGTTCTTCAAGCCAGGAAAATTCTCTTTTAATGCACGGTACCATGATGACAGTGGGGAACCGGTCGAGTTTTCATTATGGGCTGGCAAAGCAGAGATTCGTGAACGCACTGATGGAGAAATCAACCGTTTCCAATATAAATTTGATATACAGAAAAATGCCCTTGAATTGGCAATTGAAAACCGGGAGAAGCTTGAACAGCAAGTAAACAAAATCTGGTTTCATGACCAAACTGTCTATATCGAAGGCGTCGCTTTTGTCCGAGGGTACGAAACGAGAACTCAGGGTGCAGCCGATATGGTTTTTTATTTAACCAACCTGGAAACTTTTGAGCGTTTTGCTTTTCCGGCTGTCCTTAGTGAAACTGAAGAAATTACAGAAAATCCGGCATATAATCCTCAAGGAAAAGTATATAACTTCTCTCAATTCCATGTTGCCATTGATCTGGTACAGCTCGAAAAAGGCTCTTATGAAAGCCATTTGACTTATCGAATGAACGAAGAACCGGGCTATGAACTGGTCAATCTGGTGTGGGCTTCAAAACAGCCGGCATATCCTGCTGAACCCTATCTTATGGGGGGACAATCCATTGAAATTAAAACCGCAACAAAATATCTTCGCTTAGAGAAAAAGGACCGCCAATTACAAGAAGCTATTCAATAG
- the galE gene encoding UDP-glucose 4-epimerase GalE: MKILVTGGAGYIGSHASVELLENGYEIVVLDNLSNSRIESIERVKELTGKDFSFYEADLLDAGAVDAIFADNKIDAVMHFAGLKAVGESVDIPLAYYHNNITGTLILCEVMKKHQVKKFVFSSSATVYGNPERVPIDESFPLSVTNPYGRTKLIIEEILRDIYKSDPSWRIAILRYFNPIGAHESGRIGENPTGIPNNLMPYITQVAVGKREQLQVFGNDYNTHDGTGVRDYIHVVDLVKGHIKALQYLEANEGIETFNLGTGMGYSVLDLVNSFGEATSRTVPYQIVGRRPGDIGTCYANPEKAKTLLGWQAEKDLIEMCKDSWNWQSQNPDGF; this comes from the coding sequence ATGAAAATTCTTGTGACGGGCGGAGCTGGCTATATCGGAAGCCATGCTTCTGTAGAATTATTGGAAAATGGATATGAGATTGTGGTTCTAGATAATTTGTCAAACAGCCGAATCGAGTCAATTGAACGTGTTAAAGAACTGACTGGAAAAGATTTTTCCTTTTATGAAGCAGACCTGCTGGATGCAGGAGCAGTGGATGCAATTTTTGCCGACAATAAAATCGATGCTGTCATGCATTTTGCCGGCCTTAAAGCTGTTGGCGAATCTGTAGACATACCACTTGCCTACTATCATAATAATATTACTGGCACATTGATTTTGTGTGAAGTGATGAAAAAACATCAAGTCAAAAAATTTGTCTTCAGTTCATCAGCTACCGTCTATGGCAATCCGGAACGGGTGCCGATAGATGAGTCTTTTCCTTTATCTGTAACAAATCCATACGGCCGGACCAAATTGATAATCGAAGAAATTCTCCGCGATATATATAAATCCGATCCTTCATGGCGCATTGCGATTTTGCGTTATTTCAATCCCATCGGCGCACATGAAAGCGGCAGAATTGGTGAAAATCCTACAGGAATCCCGAATAATTTGATGCCTTATATCACGCAAGTTGCAGTAGGCAAGAGAGAACAGCTTCAAGTATTTGGAAATGATTATAATACACACGATGGAACAGGCGTCCGTGATTACATCCACGTAGTGGATTTAGTGAAAGGGCATATAAAAGCCCTGCAATACTTGGAAGCCAATGAAGGCATTGAAACCTTCAATCTGGGAACCGGCATGGGGTACAGTGTGCTGGATCTAGTCAATAGCTTCGGTGAAGCCACTTCAAGAACCGTTCCGTACCAGATTGTCGGCCGCCGTCCAGGTGATATCGGAACCTGTTATGCAAATCCGGAGAAAGCGAAAACACTGTTGGGGTGGCAAGCTGAAAAAGATTTAATAGAGATGTGCAAAGATTCATGGAACTGGCAATCGCAGAATCCAGATGGATTTTAA
- a CDS encoding trypsin-like peptidase domain-containing protein gives MLCKNCGQENESNANFCKSCGHSLTNKRGKKQKGKNWIYTLILLFGIGGAGFGVSQMMEEPPQQSAPTEDLSDAEKQPEPKKQEEPKTEEAVKVEEPAKPEGNTEGTVTKVEDIVPPSEQPEKVEPKKKDKPAVIKETQQKVYTILTEGGQGSGFLFHNAGMVATNAHVVAGYTDVVVRNINGQDQPGTVIGISDESDIALIKVEAFAGIDPLVSEMNPTDVGTEVIALGSPSGFENTASIGYLTGIDRDFEQEFIYEDIYQIDAAIAPGSSGGPLVDAGTGKVIGINSLVMEEGDSIGFSIPMYSMHGMLTEWVNNPMSAEEVTAKFHVYDDFTDYEDENYEFDPDLELKFEESSLSEFVGDFRYYYETALAEEDFFYVQNLLVYESEIYNGILEYINDITGKGMEFNFTKLDITGTEIFEDHALVHTEEAFDFKNAAGEWSVEERSKTYTIVMDENGFYYISDIVNNE, from the coding sequence ATGTTATGTAAGAATTGCGGACAAGAGAACGAATCGAATGCAAACTTCTGTAAATCTTGCGGGCATTCGTTAACGAATAAAAGAGGAAAAAAACAAAAAGGAAAAAATTGGATTTACACTTTGATTTTGCTATTTGGAATAGGCGGCGCAGGATTTGGCGTGTCGCAAATGATGGAGGAACCACCTCAGCAATCTGCCCCAACAGAAGATTTATCCGATGCAGAAAAACAGCCAGAGCCCAAAAAGCAGGAAGAGCCTAAAACAGAAGAAGCCGTAAAGGTAGAAGAACCGGCGAAACCGGAGGGTAATACTGAAGGAACTGTAACAAAAGTGGAAGATATCGTTCCACCTTCCGAACAGCCGGAAAAAGTGGAACCGAAAAAGAAAGATAAACCGGCAGTCATCAAAGAAACACAGCAGAAAGTCTATACTATTTTGACTGAAGGCGGGCAAGGATCCGGTTTTCTTTTCCATAATGCTGGAATGGTCGCGACTAACGCCCATGTAGTAGCAGGATACACTGATGTTGTGGTACGCAATATCAACGGACAGGATCAGCCAGGAACGGTAATCGGAATTTCTGATGAGTCTGATATCGCGTTGATTAAAGTCGAAGCGTTTGCTGGCATCGATCCTCTTGTAAGTGAAATGAACCCAACAGATGTTGGAACAGAAGTGATTGCACTGGGAAGCCCGTCCGGTTTTGAAAATACTGCTTCAATCGGTTATTTAACCGGCATTGACCGCGATTTTGAACAAGAATTTATTTATGAAGATATATATCAAATTGACGCGGCCATTGCACCAGGTTCAAGCGGCGGTCCGCTTGTTGATGCGGGCACAGGAAAAGTGATTGGCATCAACTCGTTGGTCATGGAAGAAGGCGATTCAATCGGCTTTTCAATTCCCATGTATTCGATGCACGGCATGCTGACAGAATGGGTCAATAATCCGATGTCTGCAGAAGAAGTCACTGCAAAGTTCCATGTCTATGACGATTTCACTGATTATGAAGATGAGAACTATGAATTCGATCCTGATTTGGAATTAAAGTTTGAGGAATCAAGCCTAAGCGAATTTGTCGGCGATTTCCGTTATTATTACGAAACGGCATTAGCAGAAGAAGACTTTTTCTATGTCCAGAATTTGCTGGTATATGAAAGTGAAATTTACAATGGCATTCTTGAATACATTAACGATATTACAGGAAAAGGAATGGAATTCAATTTCACTAAATTAGATATCACCGGCACCGAAATCTTTGAAGACCATGCACTTGTTCATACGGAAGAAGCGTTTGACTTTAAAAATGCGGCAGGCGAATGGTCAGTGGAAGAACGCAGTAAAACTTATACAATTGTGATGGACGAAAATGGATTCTATTATATTTCGGACATTGTCAACAATGAATAA
- a CDS encoding glycosyltransferase, whose product MDSKNIVFLINEYNNHGGAQRVASILTEEFLADSHNVAILSINEQKNVPSYFSEEVPVKVLHPDGYRAPLPIELSSNLKAFKLRKVLKELKRRYLLKKKRDEVMRFFESYGSEEVFVVVIQVYGMQWIQPLLYKRNVKIIGQSHESVAASKGSHRYKRILSHYRQVSKFLLLTEKDADYFQKIGFTNTGVMYNPAPFRQFNAPEVLYSNKKIISSGRLIEDKGFDVLIEAFSVAAKDMPGWTLHIYGDGPEEKSLKSLIRIFGMEERIFLEGQTEDIQSALAASSFFVLTSKAEGLPMSLIEAQSCGLPCISTDCAPGIREIVTEYEDGYITPVGDIPLLARQIKRLAKSPKIFLEFSENSFMNSLKFEKKLIKNQWYKLFEELGGQ is encoded by the coding sequence ATGGATAGTAAGAATATTGTTTTTCTAATAAATGAATACAATAACCATGGAGGCGCACAAAGGGTCGCCTCTATTTTAACTGAAGAATTTTTGGCGGATTCCCATAACGTGGCCATTTTAAGCATAAACGAGCAAAAGAATGTACCCAGTTATTTTTCAGAAGAAGTGCCGGTAAAAGTGCTGCATCCGGACGGATATCGAGCACCTCTTCCTATTGAACTATCTTCAAACTTGAAGGCTTTTAAACTGAGAAAAGTTCTGAAAGAATTAAAGCGCCGGTACCTCTTAAAGAAAAAAAGAGATGAGGTAATGCGCTTTTTCGAATCGTATGGAAGCGAAGAAGTATTTGTTGTAGTCATTCAAGTCTATGGAATGCAATGGATTCAACCTCTCCTCTATAAACGGAATGTGAAAATTATTGGCCAAAGCCATGAGAGTGTTGCGGCATCCAAAGGCTCACACCGGTATAAGAGAATATTGAGTCATTACCGCCAAGTGTCCAAGTTTTTATTGTTGACTGAGAAAGACGCGGACTACTTTCAAAAAATTGGCTTCACTAATACAGGCGTTATGTATAATCCCGCACCATTCCGCCAATTTAACGCTCCGGAAGTTTTATATAGCAACAAGAAAATCATCTCTTCAGGAAGGCTTATAGAAGATAAAGGCTTTGATGTTTTGATTGAAGCTTTTAGTGTTGCAGCCAAGGATATGCCAGGTTGGACTCTACATATCTACGGTGACGGACCGGAGGAAAAATCATTGAAAAGTTTGATCCGGATATTCGGCATGGAAGAACGCATTTTCCTTGAAGGGCAAACAGAGGATATTCAATCTGCATTGGCGGCTTCAAGTTTTTTTGTATTGACCTCAAAAGCGGAAGGCTTGCCGATGTCCTTGATCGAAGCTCAATCATGCGGATTGCCATGTATTTCTACTGACTGCGCACCGGGCATCCGTGAAATTGTAACTGAATACGAAGATGGATATATCACTCCTGTTGGAGATATTCCACTCCTCGCGCGCCAGATTAAGCGCCTTGCAAAAAGTCCTAAAATATTCTTGGAGTTTAGTGAAAATTCTTTTATGAACAGTTTGAAGTTCGAAAAAAAGCTTATAAAAAATCAGTGGTATAAGCTTTTTGAAGAATTGGGAGGTCAGTAA